One Candidatus Schekmanbacteria bacterium DNA segment encodes these proteins:
- a CDS encoding DUF3343 domain-containing protein → MKSKAVLVFSTTHMTLKAEEILKNRKIPNMVIPKPESAKSKCGMALRIYEEDLTRVKDLLRKENIKTFTVLNNEI, encoded by the coding sequence GTGAAGAGCAAAGCAGTCCTTGTCTTCAGCACCACCCATATGACCCTGAAGGCAGAAGAAATCCTCAAAAATAGAAAAATCCCCAACATGGTAATCCCTAAGCCTGAAAGCGCAAAATCAAAATGCGGGATGGCGCTGAGAATCTACGAAGAAGATTTAACGCGGGTTAAGGATTTGCTGCGGAAAGAAAACATAAAAACATTTACTGTCTTGAACAACGAAATATAA
- the dacB gene encoding D-alanyl-D-alanine carboxypeptidase/D-alanyl-D-alanine-endopeptidase — protein MNIKKIFKRTIVVFIIQMLLLPCVFDSSAQRLKAKPKAKPKPAPAVLKDYSPEGIKNEIKRVVTSGLLSNTMYGIYIKSLKTGEIIYSANENLLLIPASNMKIITSAVALDILGPEYTFNTDIYSQSTPSGGKIDGDLYIKGFGNPVLYPEDIWIMAKEISLLGINEVKGDIVVDGSYLAKSLAEQKLGSTSDSTVLSALPLNFNSVRYTVSPYNKSPNGSSPFISADPFSSYLSLSNNVKPGEPTEENTTQVTTYKNNDKGEKVVFNGKFNGKLPVTGYSRVNSPCLFTGESFRKLLLSDGVKVAGKVKEGTIPEKSVLVYRHGSKPLSQIIVDMNKYSNNFIADHLFVAVGAKALGMPATAEKSISTEIELFKKDKIYSEGIKIKDGSGLSKENRLTAHFITKVLEDLYTDLGQGPEFIASLPIMGVDGTLHRRLQKSPLKRHIRAKTGYVNGTSALSGYVMTDEKEPIVFSIIINNCRDVIAAKLAQDHIVETIASMKREVKTAKAS, from the coding sequence ATGAATATAAAAAAAATATTTAAAAGAACTATTGTTGTTTTTATTATTCAGATGCTTCTGCTTCCCTGCGTCTTTGATTCTTCAGCACAGAGGCTTAAAGCCAAACCCAAGGCCAAGCCAAAGCCGGCACCCGCAGTATTAAAAGACTATTCTCCTGAAGGGATAAAAAATGAGATAAAGCGGGTTGTCACATCAGGATTGCTGAGCAATACAATGTATGGCATTTACATCAAGTCTTTAAAGACAGGCGAAATCATTTACAGCGCAAATGAAAACCTGCTGCTTATTCCTGCTTCAAACATGAAAATAATAACAAGCGCTGTTGCTCTTGATATACTTGGCCCTGAATATACTTTTAATACCGATATTTACTCGCAGTCCACCCCTTCAGGGGGAAAGATTGACGGGGATCTTTATATCAAAGGCTTTGGGAATCCTGTCCTTTATCCTGAAGACATATGGATAATGGCAAAAGAGATTTCTCTTCTCGGTATCAATGAGGTAAAGGGCGATATAGTTGTAGACGGCAGTTACCTTGCCAAATCATTAGCAGAGCAAAAACTCGGCAGCACCTCAGATTCGACTGTTCTCTCGGCTCTGCCTCTGAATTTTAACTCAGTCAGATATACAGTGTCTCCTTACAACAAGTCTCCGAACGGAAGCTCACCTTTCATTTCAGCTGATCCGTTTTCATCATATCTTTCCCTTTCAAACAACGTGAAACCCGGAGAACCGACCGAGGAAAATACTACACAGGTAACAACCTATAAAAATAATGATAAAGGTGAAAAAGTAGTCTTCAACGGAAAATTCAACGGTAAACTTCCTGTGACCGGCTACAGCCGCGTTAATAGCCCCTGTCTCTTTACAGGAGAGAGCTTCAGAAAATTACTTCTGTCTGACGGGGTGAAGGTTGCAGGGAAAGTAAAAGAGGGCACAATCCCTGAAAAGTCTGTTCTCGTTTACAGGCACGGCTCTAAACCTCTGTCGCAGATAATAGTAGATATGAACAAGTACAGCAATAATTTCATAGCCGACCACCTGTTTGTAGCAGTCGGCGCCAAGGCCCTGGGAATGCCGGCAACTGCTGAAAAAAGTATCAGTACCGAGATCGAACTGTTTAAAAAGGACAAGATATACAGTGAGGGAATTAAGATCAAGGATGGCTCAGGACTTTCCAAGGAGAACAGGCTCACAGCACATTTTATAACAAAAGTGCTTGAAGACCTTTATACAGATTTGGGGCAGGGACCTGAGTTTATTGCCTCTTTGCCAATCATGGGAGTTGATGGAACATTACACAGACGCCTTCAAAAATCGCCGCTTAAAAGACACATACGTGCAAAGACAGGATATGTAAACGGAACATCAGCTTTATCAGGATATGTAATGACAGATGAAAAAGAACCGATTGTGTTTTCCATTATTATAAACAATTGCAGGGATGTAATCGCGGCAAAACTTGCACAGGACCATATAGTTGAAACTATAGCGTCAATGAAAAGAGAAGTTAAAACCGCTAAAGCTTCCTGA
- a CDS encoding acetyl-CoA hydrolase/transferase family protein: MEWPLVYREKVTTPEKAVRYIKSGNRIIIGSGCAEPQSLVKALNSVAPELHEVEVVSMLTTGIADYTGPEFKGSFRHNAFFVGANVRDAVNAGRADFIPIFLSEIPRLFKKKILPIDVALIQVSPPDTHGFCSFGVSVDIIKPAAENASIILAEVNDKMPRTLGNSFIHVSKLTAIVESSSPILTLARPEISETNMKIGKHVAELIEDGSTLQMGIGGIPDATLAQLKDKKDLGVHTEMFSDGVIDLVELGVINNEKKTLHPGKIISSFIMGSESLYRFVDNNPIIELHPSDHTNDPFIVSQNKKMVAINSAIQVDITGQVCSDSMGTLQFSGIGGQVDFIRGAAKSEGGKPIIALPATAKGGRISRIVPKLDAGSGVVTSRGDVHWIATEFGAVDLHGKNLRQRAKSLISISHPDFREALECEARERKFW; the protein is encoded by the coding sequence ATGGAGTGGCCGCTTGTTTATCGCGAAAAGGTGACAACTCCTGAGAAAGCAGTCAGATATATAAAATCCGGGAACAGGATAATTATAGGTTCCGGCTGCGCAGAACCGCAGTCGCTTGTCAAAGCCTTAAACAGCGTTGCTCCGGAACTTCACGAAGTCGAGGTTGTCAGCATGCTCACTACCGGCATTGCAGACTATACCGGACCAGAATTTAAAGGTTCCTTCAGACATAACGCATTCTTTGTAGGTGCAAATGTAAGGGATGCAGTAAACGCTGGCAGGGCTGACTTCATTCCCATATTTCTCTCCGAAATTCCGAGGCTTTTTAAAAAAAAGATCCTCCCCATAGATGTTGCCCTTATACAGGTTTCACCCCCTGACACGCACGGCTTTTGCTCATTCGGCGTCTCTGTTGATATCATAAAACCGGCTGCGGAGAATGCATCAATAATCCTTGCTGAAGTGAACGATAAAATGCCCAGGACTTTGGGAAACAGTTTCATCCATGTAAGCAAGCTTACGGCAATAGTTGAAAGCTCATCTCCAATACTCACACTTGCACGTCCTGAGATATCTGAGACTAACATGAAGATAGGAAAGCATGTTGCCGAGCTTATAGAAGACGGCTCAACTCTTCAGATGGGCATCGGAGGAATCCCTGATGCAACGCTGGCGCAGTTGAAGGATAAAAAAGATCTCGGTGTTCACACGGAAATGTTCTCCGACGGTGTCATAGACCTTGTGGAACTTGGGGTTATAAACAACGAAAAAAAAACCCTTCATCCGGGCAAGATTATTTCAAGCTTCATCATGGGGAGCGAAAGCCTTTATCGCTTTGTTGACAACAATCCCATCATAGAGCTTCACCCTTCGGACCACACTAATGATCCATTTATTGTCTCACAGAACAAAAAAATGGTTGCCATAAACTCAGCCATTCAGGTTGATATCACCGGGCAAGTCTGCTCTGACAGCATGGGGACTTTACAGTTTAGCGGCATTGGCGGTCAGGTAGATTTTATCCGCGGCGCGGCAAAATCTGAAGGGGGAAAACCAATAATAGCTTTACCGGCCACAGCCAAAGGCGGACGCATATCAAGAATAGTCCCCAAGCTAGACGCAGGTTCAGGGGTTGTAACGTCAAGGGGCGATGTACACTGGATTGCGACTGAGTTCGGCGCAGTTGACCTTCATGGTAAAAATCTCCGTCAGCGTGCAAAATCCCTGATCAGCATTTCCCACCCTGATTTCAGGGAAGCCCTCGAATGCGAAGCACGGGAGAGAAAGTTCTGGTGA
- a CDS encoding TldD/PmbA family protein, whose translation MRYGQRIRLWQIFPVIFIFFLVGWFSTDEKSDKGSSNDNAGNILNAMKSEVDRSMEKLKLPDFESPYFISYLMREKDTFSFSARDGALYSDNKDKARSIYCETRVGNHHLDSSNIESPGFQLDSRYSFMDSYMLSVAPLEDNVPALKSALWLLTDYKYKEALSSYLKKKGDKVFNVEKKNDVDDFSVEEKQIHTSNTFTFKMDEEKWKESIRKASLLFKELPGITTSEVEIEGRIESKYFVNSDGSLIFTSYPIYLASASASLVLDTGEEIGNADYIYARTPEDIFSESALSKSVSKVMEELKLLKAVPRSDPYTAPAILSPTVTGVFFHEAVGHRLEGERQRLEKEGQTFKGKIGAKVIPDFITVEDDPTLKEYNGTELNGFYEYDDEGVKSQKVTLISNGILQNYLMSRTPVEGFSKSNGHGRSSGLQKPMGRMGNIIVRSSREFSEDKLKEMLIAEAKKRGKTFGFIVKDIEGGGETSTAKLNFQAFRSTPKFVYRVDVETGKEELVRGVEIVGTPLISINRIIATGKDYDVFNGYCSAESGSVPVSTVAPSVLIEEIELQRKPEKKTRPPLMPRPDSEVKN comes from the coding sequence ATGAGATATGGCCAAAGAATAAGGTTATGGCAGATCTTTCCTGTCATTTTTATTTTTTTCCTGGTTGGATGGTTTTCAACTGATGAAAAGAGTGACAAAGGAAGCAGCAATGACAATGCGGGGAATATTTTAAATGCCATGAAAAGCGAGGTCGACCGCTCCATGGAGAAATTGAAGCTTCCTGATTTTGAATCTCCATATTTTATAAGCTATCTTATGAGAGAGAAAGATACCTTCTCTTTTTCGGCACGCGACGGAGCTCTCTATTCGGATAACAAAGACAAGGCGAGGAGTATATACTGCGAGACGAGAGTCGGGAATCACCACTTGGACAGCTCTAATATAGAATCGCCCGGATTCCAGCTCGACAGCCGTTATTCTTTCATGGATTCCTATATGCTCTCTGTCGCTCCCCTTGAGGATAATGTGCCGGCATTAAAGAGCGCCCTATGGCTATTAACGGATTACAAATACAAAGAAGCGCTTTCTTCATATCTTAAGAAGAAGGGCGACAAAGTGTTCAATGTTGAAAAAAAGAATGATGTTGATGATTTTTCTGTTGAAGAAAAACAGATCCACACATCGAACACTTTTACTTTTAAGATGGATGAAGAGAAATGGAAAGAGAGCATTCGCAAAGCAAGCCTGCTTTTTAAGGAGCTTCCGGGTATAACTACAAGCGAAGTTGAGATAGAGGGAAGGATAGAATCAAAGTATTTTGTAAACTCCGATGGCTCATTGATATTTACATCCTATCCCATTTATCTTGCTTCTGCTTCGGCAAGCCTTGTCCTTGATACTGGAGAAGAAATAGGGAACGCTGACTACATCTATGCAAGGACACCGGAAGATATATTCAGCGAAAGTGCGCTTTCAAAAAGCGTGTCAAAAGTTATGGAAGAGCTAAAACTGCTTAAAGCAGTTCCGCGTAGTGATCCCTATACTGCTCCCGCTATACTTTCCCCAACGGTTACCGGAGTTTTTTTCCACGAGGCAGTGGGACACAGGCTTGAGGGAGAACGGCAACGGCTTGAAAAGGAAGGGCAGACTTTCAAGGGGAAAATAGGCGCTAAGGTAATTCCTGATTTTATAACCGTTGAAGATGACCCGACATTAAAGGAATATAACGGAACCGAGCTGAACGGCTTCTATGAATATGATGATGAAGGAGTAAAGTCACAGAAGGTAACGCTTATCAGCAATGGGATACTTCAAAACTATCTCATGTCAAGAACTCCTGTTGAGGGGTTTTCAAAATCAAATGGCCACGGCAGATCAAGCGGGCTCCAGAAGCCTATGGGGAGAATGGGAAACATCATAGTCAGGTCTTCCAGAGAATTTAGCGAAGACAAACTCAAAGAGATGCTTATCGCAGAGGCAAAAAAAAGAGGAAAGACTTTCGGATTCATAGTTAAAGATATCGAAGGGGGAGGAGAAACTTCAACAGCAAAGCTTAATTTCCAGGCTTTCAGGAGTACACCCAAGTTTGTTTACAGGGTTGATGTTGAAACAGGGAAGGAAGAGCTTGTCCGTGGGGTTGAAATAGTAGGGACTCCCCTTATCAGCATAAACAGGATAATAGCCACCGGAAAAGATTATGATGTGTTTAACGGTTACTGCTCGGCAGAATCCGGCTCAGTGCCTGTTTCTACAGTAGCACCAAGCGTGTTGATTGAAGAAATAGAACTGCAGAGAAAACCCGAGAAGAAAACCAGGCCTCCATTAATGCCAAGACCCGATAGCGAAGTTAAAAATTAA
- the amrS gene encoding AmmeMemoRadiSam system radical SAM enzyme, with protein MKEAYLYEKLDDLIVGCFLCEHRCKINEGKKGICGVRENRGGILYSIVYGIASALNIDPIEKKPLYHFYPGSQALSIATIGCNFVCRFCQNHDISQASRGEFKSKSDKKILPEDIVRIAADAGCKSISYTYTEPTIFFEYAYDTSVLAVKRGIKNNFVTNGFMTPEMLNMIKPYLHAANVDIKCFNDRTYRKLMGGRLEPVLDSIKLMKEMGIWVEVTTLIIPGVNDSDEELEQIADFIVSVGNEIPWHVSRFHPDYNFNDSPATPEERIISAREIGITAGLKYVYTGNIFHNEGNTTYCHACGETLIERVGLSVTRYNVVNGKCPKCNAPLSGIGV; from the coding sequence ATGAAAGAGGCATACCTTTATGAAAAACTTGATGATCTGATTGTCGGCTGTTTTCTGTGCGAACACCGCTGTAAGATAAACGAAGGGAAGAAAGGAATATGCGGAGTCCGTGAAAACAGAGGTGGGATTCTCTATTCCATTGTATATGGCATTGCATCTGCGCTTAACATAGACCCTATAGAAAAAAAACCTCTCTATCATTTCTATCCCGGATCACAGGCACTCTCTATCGCAACAATCGGCTGTAACTTTGTGTGCCGGTTCTGTCAGAACCATGATATCTCTCAGGCATCAAGGGGTGAATTTAAAAGTAAATCTGACAAAAAAATTCTTCCTGAAGATATAGTACGGATTGCAGCTGATGCCGGATGTAAAAGCATATCCTATACATACACTGAACCTACAATTTTTTTCGAATATGCCTATGATACGTCGGTGCTTGCCGTAAAGAGGGGGATAAAGAATAATTTTGTGACTAACGGTTTTATGACTCCTGAGATGCTGAACATGATTAAACCATATCTTCATGCTGCAAATGTGGATATCAAGTGCTTCAATGACAGGACTTACAGAAAACTCATGGGAGGGAGGCTGGAGCCGGTTTTAGATTCCATAAAACTGATGAAGGAGATGGGAATTTGGGTTGAGGTGACGACTCTCATAATCCCCGGAGTAAACGACTCTGATGAAGAGCTTGAGCAAATCGCTGATTTCATAGTTTCAGTGGGAAATGAAATCCCCTGGCACGTGAGCCGCTTCCACCCTGACTATAATTTTAATGATTCACCTGCAACTCCTGAAGAACGAATCATCTCAGCCAGAGAGATCGGTATTACAGCCGGACTAAAGTATGTCTATACTGGAAACATATTCCATAATGAAGGTAACACCACGTACTGCCATGCCTGCGGAGAAACCCTTATCGAACGGGTCGGTTTGTCAGTAACCCGGTACAATGTAGTCAACGGAAAATGTCCCAAATGTAATGCTCCTCTTTCAGGAATAGGAGTATAA
- a CDS encoding polysaccharide deacetylase family protein, with protein MYILITIDCENTYRQFPFNDFTLVNMDGKSYGIPMIMEALDKRGIKGNFFLDTCAAEYYGNDTVASVASLISEQGHEVELHTHPLDGDFCRIGREKQKEIIERGIALIKSVARKPPYAFRAGSYMMDESGLAILKEYGITADCSNYYGVSPLSVTRNAVKKINGIYEFPVSFFRLHISPAISTFNRIAGTHLLYNGNCKLDINWMNISGLKRVIDTFALNGTAVLVIFLHSYSFADEKKLAQGKRGKDVIKGEVIKRFNGLLDYFSSENEFEVVTIKWLLEKMNEDNNFSEKILSAPDYVPHDIWGIDVSHLRLKR; from the coding sequence ATGTATATCCTTATCACCATTGATTGTGAAAATACTTACCGGCAATTCCCATTCAATGACTTCACATTAGTAAATATGGATGGGAAATCATATGGCATCCCCATGATAATGGAAGCTCTTGACAAAAGGGGAATAAAGGGGAATTTTTTTCTCGATACCTGCGCGGCAGAATATTACGGAAATGATACTGTTGCCTCTGTAGCTTCTCTTATTTCTGAACAAGGACATGAAGTTGAACTTCATACACACCCTCTTGACGGGGATTTCTGCCGGATAGGCCGGGAAAAGCAAAAAGAGATAATCGAGAGAGGAATTGCCCTTATAAAATCTGTTGCCCGAAAACCGCCATACGCATTCAGAGCAGGAAGCTATATGATGGATGAATCAGGGCTGGCAATATTGAAAGAATATGGAATAACGGCAGACTGCAGCAACTATTATGGCGTTTCACCCTTGTCAGTTACCAGGAATGCAGTAAAAAAAATAAACGGGATTTATGAGTTCCCTGTTTCCTTCTTCAGACTACATATTTCCCCGGCAATAAGCACTTTCAATAGAATTGCAGGCACACATTTGTTGTATAACGGGAACTGCAAACTCGACATAAACTGGATGAACATTTCAGGGCTTAAAAGAGTTATAGATACTTTTGCACTTAATGGAACAGCTGTCCTTGTAATATTCCTGCACAGTTACAGCTTTGCAGATGAAAAAAAACTGGCTCAGGGGAAACGCGGCAAAGATGTAATCAAAGGCGAAGTAATAAAAAGGTTTAACGGTCTTCTGGATTATTTTAGTTCAGAAAATGAATTCGAAGTTGTTACGATAAAATGGCTTCTTGAAAAAATGAATGAGGATAACAACTTTAGCGAAAAAATCCTCTCTGCCCCTGATTATGTTCCCCATGATATCTGGGGAATTGATGTCAGTCATCTAAGGTTAAAAAGATAG
- a CDS encoding aldo/keto reductase — MEYRRLGRTGLKVSSISFGGLPSTFIPTKDAIELINAAIDEGVNYFDLDEGPKQFYQEAVYKDSQEKIGEVLKERRSEVYVGVKTMRRKKSEVLEDIDKALNLIFKGTSREVIDIFQLAFIDYDDVLKEVSEPDGGIEAILEAKKQGLIDYTLVAGHNYPILAEAIKTGAFDIVEFPFNVIERDVDTELVPLANKMDIGTIVMKPLGGGQFGDIAEAQLKWLLHKPVSTIIPGTKTIDELKMNINIARRNEELSEAEKEQLSEFAQRMGKLYCHRCGYCLPCPQNIRIYGLIDLLNAGVLSFEKKKKAYSDGVEKGLLVPASECVACGECVTRCPYDLPIPDMMKQVVEKFGK; from the coding sequence ATGGAATACAGACGACTTGGAAGAACCGGGCTTAAAGTTTCTTCTATATCATTCGGAGGTCTTCCGAGTACATTCATACCTACAAAAGATGCCATAGAGCTTATCAATGCCGCAATAGATGAAGGAGTAAACTATTTTGATCTCGACGAAGGCCCAAAACAATTTTACCAGGAAGCTGTATACAAAGACAGCCAGGAAAAAATAGGGGAAGTTCTTAAAGAGCGGAGAAGCGAAGTGTATGTGGGTGTAAAAACCATGAGAAGAAAAAAGTCAGAAGTGCTGGAAGACATAGATAAGGCGCTAAACTTAATATTCAAAGGCACTTCAAGGGAAGTGATTGACATATTCCAGCTTGCATTTATCGACTACGATGATGTTTTAAAGGAGGTAAGCGAGCCTGACGGGGGAATCGAGGCAATCCTTGAGGCAAAGAAGCAGGGATTGATAGACTATACTCTTGTAGCAGGGCATAACTATCCGATTCTTGCAGAAGCAATAAAGACAGGTGCTTTTGACATAGTGGAATTCCCTTTCAATGTGATAGAGCGGGATGTTGATACAGAATTGGTTCCTCTCGCAAATAAAATGGACATCGGGACGATCGTAATGAAGCCTTTAGGCGGAGGGCAATTCGGAGACATAGCTGAGGCCCAGCTTAAATGGCTTCTCCATAAACCAGTTTCTACCATAATACCCGGAACAAAAACCATTGATGAGCTGAAAATGAACATCAACATTGCGAGAAGGAATGAAGAGCTCTCAGAGGCTGAAAAGGAACAGTTGAGCGAGTTTGCACAAAGAATGGGAAAACTTTACTGCCACAGATGCGGCTATTGTCTCCCATGCCCTCAGAATATAAGGATTTACGGGCTTATAGATCTCCTGAACGCAGGCGTGTTGAGCTTTGAGAAAAAGAAAAAAGCTTACTCTGACGGGGTGGAAAAAGGATTACTTGTCCCGGCTTCAGAATGTGTAGCATGCGGAGAGTGCGTAACAAGGTGTCCTTATGATCTGCCCATCCCTGATATGATGAAGCAGGTGGTGGAAAAGTTCGGAAAGTAA
- a CDS encoding Crp/Fnr family transcriptional regulator, with protein MVREIELLKNVPIFSGISDKEIGLVTSILRKRSFPKSSVVIHKGDEGEALYIILSGKVKVTLISDAGKEIILAILREGNFFGEMSLLNNEPTSANVVTAEDSVFLTIYRDDFNYILRKDPGIALNLLKHMSLRLKIADKKIGSLALLDVCGRIANLFIDMAKEEKHEIYIVEKITHAEIAHMIGSTREVVSRAIKCLKDSGYIKVLRDKIILDKDLKLKIDDF; from the coding sequence ATGGTAAGGGAAATTGAGCTTTTAAAGAATGTTCCTATTTTCTCTGGTATTTCAGACAAAGAAATAGGCTTGGTTACAAGTATCCTCCGTAAGAGGTCTTTTCCGAAGAGCAGTGTCGTTATTCATAAAGGTGATGAAGGAGAAGCTCTCTATATTATTCTTTCCGGTAAAGTAAAGGTCACCTTAATAAGTGATGCAGGAAAGGAGATAATACTCGCAATATTAAGAGAAGGAAATTTCTTCGGAGAGATGTCTCTTCTAAACAACGAGCCAACGTCCGCAAATGTAGTAACTGCAGAGGATTCTGTTTTTTTAACTATCTACAGGGATGACTTCAACTACATTTTGAGAAAGGACCCGGGGATAGCCCTTAATCTTCTTAAGCATATGTCCCTGAGACTGAAGATTGCCGACAAGAAGATAGGAAGTCTTGCCCTGCTTGATGTTTGCGGCAGAATAGCAAACCTTTTCATCGATATGGCAAAAGAAGAAAAACATGAGATATATATAGTTGAAAAGATTACTCACGCAGAGATTGCCCACATGATAGGCTCCACAAGAGAAGTGGTAAGCCGTGCCATAAAATGCCTTAAGGATAGCGGTTATATCAAAGTGCTAAGAGACAAAATTATCTTAGATAAGGATCTGAAGCTCAAGATAGATGATTTTTAA
- a CDS encoding alanine dehydrogenase: MDIAIAHNLGSEDYRVPLTPGAVGSITKAGNNVYLLQGAGAASGYSDREYELKGANIVYSSEEIYKRGDLLVSVSSPSLEALSVINNKTVVMSFLHLAVAGEKYLDLLIEKEITSIGFEVISDENCELPLEVSTGEIAGALSVQIAANYLQSNMGGKGILLGGAPGIEPAKVLIIGAGSVGRTAAKIAAAIGAEVLIVDRNVRKLRQIEDTIGMGISTGFSSIHGLSDWIKDADVVIGAVYLKGAKSPVVVTEEMVSSMKKGSIIIDLSIDQGGCVETSRRTTLSSPVFEYKGIIHYCVPNIPSLAAKASSQALSHALYQYIIQMSHHGSDFLKNIPDIARGTYTHKGKITMKVLAELFRKEYFPIEGLL; the protein is encoded by the coding sequence ATGGATATTGCAATAGCTCACAACTTGGGTTCAGAAGACTATAGGGTCCCCCTTACCCCAGGCGCAGTCGGAAGCATCACAAAAGCAGGAAATAATGTCTATCTTCTTCAGGGAGCAGGAGCTGCAAGCGGTTATAGCGACCGTGAATATGAGCTGAAAGGTGCAAACATAGTTTATTCTTCTGAAGAAATCTATAAGCGGGGAGATCTGTTAGTTTCAGTATCTTCGCCATCCCTGGAAGCCCTGAGCGTTATTAACAACAAAACAGTAGTTATGTCTTTTCTCCATTTAGCTGTGGCTGGTGAAAAATACCTTGACCTTCTTATTGAAAAAGAAATTACGTCAATAGGCTTTGAAGTTATATCGGATGAGAATTGTGAGCTTCCTCTTGAAGTATCTACCGGAGAAATAGCCGGAGCTCTGAGCGTGCAGATAGCAGCTAACTATCTTCAGAGCAACATGGGAGGAAAGGGGATACTTCTCGGAGGGGCCCCGGGTATTGAACCCGCGAAAGTTCTTATCATAGGAGCAGGCTCAGTCGGAAGAACTGCGGCGAAAATAGCAGCGGCAATCGGAGCGGAGGTCCTCATTGTTGACAGAAATGTCAGAAAGCTCCGGCAGATTGAAGATACGATAGGAATGGGTATATCAACAGGGTTTTCAAGCATACATGGACTTTCAGACTGGATAAAAGATGCGGACGTTGTGATCGGGGCAGTTTACCTTAAAGGGGCAAAAAGCCCGGTTGTCGTAACCGAGGAGATGGTAAGCTCTATGAAGAAAGGTTCCATCATTATTGATCTTTCCATCGACCAGGGGGGATGCGTTGAAACAAGCAGAAGGACTACGCTCAGCTCGCCTGTCTTTGAGTATAAAGGAATAATCCATTATTGCGTTCCGAACATACCATCGCTTGCGGCAAAGGCATCTTCTCAGGCATTAAGCCATGCTCTTTATCAATATATTATCCAGATGTCGCATCATGGGAGTGATTTCCTTAAAAACATCCCGGACATTGCACGGGGCACGTACACCCATAAGGGGAAAATCACCATGAAGGTCCTCGCAGAGCTTTTCAGGAAAGAATACTTCCCCATAGAGGGACTTCTCTGA
- a CDS encoding glycosyltransferase family 2 protein, with amino-acid sequence MDTLISVVLPACNEEGNLEKVVGRINESFHQESLKGNIIIINDGSSDKTGEIAESLKRKNENIRVFHHRKRTGLTSALVTGFSHADGDIIIFLPSDMQSDPVEDIPKLLSVINEGYDLAVGCRVGRKEFKVLASRLYNFVCYLLFGVKAKDQNWIKAFRKEVINELPLRANWHRYIIPIAYHEGFKVKEVETNWYERNSGKSKFGARRLFEGIIDLVVVKFRLSFMKKPMYFFGATGGTIFSFGFLINMLQVISDYMLSVYDIKEHIPMLILGVALMILGVQVISLGFLGEMVVEYFSEKKEK; translated from the coding sequence ATGGACACACTAATAAGCGTTGTACTTCCGGCATGCAATGAAGAAGGAAATCTTGAAAAGGTTGTAGGCAGGATTAATGAGTCATTCCACCAGGAATCCCTCAAGGGGAATATAATAATAATCAATGACGGGAGCAGTGATAAGACCGGAGAGATAGCAGAATCGCTAAAGAGAAAAAATGAAAATATTAGAGTATTTCACCACAGAAAAAGAACAGGACTTACAAGTGCCCTTGTTACAGGATTCAGTCATGCAGACGGAGACATTATTATATTTTTACCGTCCGACATGCAGTCTGACCCGGTGGAAGACATTCCGAAACTGTTAAGTGTTATAAATGAAGGTTATGATTTAGCAGTTGGCTGCCGGGTAGGGAGAAAAGAATTCAAGGTACTGGCATCAAGGCTTTATAATTTTGTCTGTTACCTTCTTTTCGGAGTAAAAGCAAAGGACCAGAACTGGATAAAAGCTTTCCGGAAAGAGGTAATAAATGAACTGCCTCTCCGGGCAAACTGGCACCGTTATATTATTCCAATTGCTTACCACGAAGGTTTCAAAGTCAAAGAAGTTGAAACAAACTGGTATGAGAGAAACTCAGGCAAATCTAAGTTTGGTGCAAGGAGGCTTTTTGAAGGCATAATAGATCTGGTCGTCGTGAAATTCCGCCTGTCATTCATGAAGAAGCCAATGTATTTTTTCGGTGCCACCGGAGGAACTATTTTCTCATTTGGGTTTCTTATCAATATGCTCCAGGTAATATCTGATTACATGCTCAGCGTTTACGACATCAAGGAACATATTCCGATGCTCATTTTAGGTGTTGCCTTGATGATACTTGGGGTGCAGGTAATCTCGCTTGGATTTTTGGGAGAAATGGTGGTTGAGTACTTTTCAGAGAAGAAAGAGAAATAA